A genomic window from Gossypium hirsutum isolate 1008001.06 chromosome D10, Gossypium_hirsutum_v2.1, whole genome shotgun sequence includes:
- the LOC107930672 gene encoding dirigent protein 25: METYKLISILLSFAIIAFSTSARMLDEQPSNPVVPPVATATPIVPQPNPTGAVVGNPGVAAGAATGPIPTGTTVGNPGVGAAASGPIPTGPNVANSGAGAATADHPLIFFMHDILGGSNPTAIAITGVVNNPAVNGQLAFPKPNGANLPVNNGVDENSGNNGFLNNNNIPLLSGLGGNAQAMLQNGNNNGGGFPALVGGQVPAGSTLQKLMFGTMTVIDDELTIGHELTSGFIGKAQGFYVASSVDGTSHTMAFTAMFESGHYADTLSFFGVHRTGASESHLAIMGGTGKYVNSKGFAIVRIVPASNQTGETDGFQTVLEFNVYLTY, translated from the coding sequence ATGGAAACCTACAAACTCATTTCTATCCTTCTTTCCTTCGCAATTATTGCATTCTCCACTTCTGCAAGAATGCTTGATGAGCAACCCTCGAATCCGGTCGTGCCACCTGTTGCTACGGCCACCCCAATAGTCCCACAGCCTAATCCTACTGGAGCCGTTGTTGGCAACCCTGGTGTGGCTGCAGGTGCAGCCACTGGTCCTATTCCCACAGGAACCACTGTTGGGAACCCAGGTGTAGGTGCTGCAGCCAGTGGTCCCATTCCCACAGGACCCAATGTTGCCAACTCTGGTGCTGGTGCAGCCACTGCTGACCACCCCTTGATCTTCTTCATGCATGATATCCTAGGTGGGTCAAACCCCACTGCTATAGCAATCACTGGTGTGGTCAACAACCCTGCAGTCAACGGTCAACTTGCATTCCCCAAACCAAATGGTGCTAACCTCCCGGTCAACAATGGGGTAGACGAAAATAGCGGCAACAATGGTTTCTTAAACAACAACAACATCCCATTGCTGTCAGGTCTCGGTGGCAACGCACAAGCAATGTTGCAAAACGGTAACAACAACGGCGGTGGATTCCCAGCCTTAGTGGGTGGCCAAGTTCCGGCAGGCTCCACTCTCCAAAAGCTCATGTTCGGAACCATGACCGTCATCGATGACGAGTTGACAATAGGACATGAGCTAACTTCTGGATTCATTGGTAAGGCACAAGGATTCTACGTTGCTAGTTCAGTCGATGGAACTAGCCATACAATGGCGTTTACAGCAATGTTCGAGAGTGGACACTACGCTGACACGCTTAGCTTCTTCGGGGTTCATCGAACCGGGGCATCGGAGTCGCATTTGGCCATCATGGGGGGGACAGGAAAATATGTGAATTCAAAAGGGTTTGCAATTGTGAGGATTGTACCAGCGAGTAATCAAACAGGGGAGACTGATGGGTTTCAAACAGTGCTAGAGTTCAATGTTTATCTGACCTATTAG